Proteins co-encoded in one uncultured Draconibacterium sp. genomic window:
- the panD gene encoding aspartate 1-decarboxylase, producing MQIEVCKSKIHKVTVTEANLQYVGSITIDEDLMDAANLIENEKVQVVNINNGERLETYVIRGERGSGTICLNGPAARKVAVGDVVIIISYASMDFEEAKTFKPSLIFPDIETNTVV from the coding sequence ATGCAAATTGAAGTTTGTAAATCGAAAATACACAAGGTTACCGTTACTGAAGCGAACCTGCAATATGTTGGAAGTATTACCATCGACGAAGATTTGATGGATGCGGCAAATCTTATCGAGAACGAAAAAGTACAGGTTGTTAATATAAACAACGGCGAGCGCCTGGAAACTTATGTTATCAGGGGCGAACGTGGATCGGGCACCATTTGTTTGAACGGCCCCGCTGCACGCAAAGTGGCTGTTGGCGATGTGGTAATTATCATTTCGTACGCTTCAATGGATTTCGAGGAAGCCAAAACATTTAAGCCAAGTTTAATATTCCCTGATATTGAGACGAATACTGTAGTATAA